In one Rhopalosiphum padi isolate XX-2018 chromosome 3, ASM2088224v1, whole genome shotgun sequence genomic region, the following are encoded:
- the LOC132924268 gene encoding uncharacterized protein LOC132924268, which yields MSLSTCGLAVFACVAILVLQSVVDSTNALPTTDQSLQSSTPLPLSSRDIEDEVLGTSALTTTATDVVANAYAVKDTSLVDSEKGHIKPLKKKKPLGKHKKKKHSFKEKFLPLLLIPFVIQTMLIPFFIMKLKLLALKAMAVGKFAILLIAFNMMRNWSQNAHSTSIRGSTGDSLLMAQNYGFNGVPEFGAIFNGR from the exons ATGTCACTTTCCACGTGCGGTTTAGCCGTTTTCGCGTGCGTCGCAATATTAGTATTGCAGTCTGTAGTCGATTCGACTAACGCTTTGCCGACCACAGATCAATCGCTGCAGTCATCCACACCGCTGCCGCTGTCATCGCGAGACATCGAAGACGAAGTACTCGGCACGAGTGCCCTAACTACTACAGCAACCGATGTAGTGGCTAATGCTTATGCGGTCAAGGATACGTCTTTGG tggaCAGTGAAAAAGGCCACATTaagccattaaaaaaaaagaaaccttTGGGCAAACACAAGAAGAAAAAGCATTCGTTTAAGGAAAAATTCTTGCCTCTCCTTTTAATACCATTTGTTATTCAAACCATGCTCATACCGTTTTTCATAATGAAATTGAAATTGTTAGCTTTGAAAGCTATGGCAGTGGGCAAGTTCGCAATTCTGTTGATCGCTTTTAATATGATGCGTAATTGGTCACAAAATGCACACAGTACTTCGATTCGTGGCTCAACTGgg GATTCATTGCTCATGGCTCAAAATTACGGTTTCAACGGTGTTCCGGAATTCGGAGCAATATTTAATGGCCGTTAG
- the LOC132924267 gene encoding uncharacterized protein LOC132924267 translates to MVRPRHYAPRLPRRPVIAMRWTGFWIVPLLLGCCDAADVRPAANRNDGRGGPPTPLGLHSVISRALSRVRESTRDHRLAGDLWLETVDGSTATSGPLADDLVAQADAVFDNHRLSWRDAVVRGLDLNVYKDREKQRYVLGITRRTGDSQGSATRTFGVVGRRRMQMFFMLPVMYKLGVITTLLTGLVVLTLKGVTIGVILLIIALSSIVAKLSKFHSPYASAPMPAISGWSGYHHDPYDRSSPQQPLPPLQDKNIHVHVHTGPGPVPPAVSYAKSPPPPMPQLADDDEVNNYNNNNYYYNGGGGAYWNRAGEEYYNAPALNHYHRGDNHQLGAESTTASNSVYQQWLG, encoded by the exons ATGGTGCGCCCGCGCCACTATGCGCCGAGACTTCCGCGACGGCCAGTGATCGCCATGCGGTGGACCGGATTCTGGATCGTGCCGTTGCTTCTGGGATGTTGCGATGCCGCGGATGTCCGGCCCGCGGCTAACCGGAATGACGGCCGCGGCGGGCCGCCGACACCGTTGGGATTGCACTCGGTGATCTCGCGCGCGCTGAGCCGCGTACGCGAATCGACGCGCGACCACCGGTTGGCGGGCGACTTGTGGCTGGAAACGGTCGACGGATCGACGGCGACTTCGGGGCCTCTGGCCGACGACCTCGTGGCCCAAGCGGACGCTGTTTTCGACAACCATCGGCTGTCGTGGCGCGACGCTGTAGTCCGAGGACTGGACTTGAACGTGTACAAGGATCGGGAGAAGCAACGATACGTACTCGGCATAACTCGGCGCACGGGAGACTCGCAAGGTTccg CTACTCGGACTTTTGGCGTAGTAGGACGTCGGCGAATGCAAATGTTCTTCATGTTACCGGTGATGTACAAGTTGGGTGTGATTACCACGCTGTTGACTGGTCTGGTTGTGCTCACCCTCAAGGGCGTGACCATCGGCGTGATACTGCTCATCATAGCCTTGTCTAGTATAGTGGCCAAACTGTCCAAGTTCCACAGTCCCTACGCGTCTGCACCGATGCCTGCGATATCGGGCTGGTCGGGATACCATCACGACCCTTACGACCGTTCATCGCCACAGCAACCACTGCCGCCTTTGCAAGACAAAAACATACACGTGCATGTGCACACCGGACCTGGTCCTGTGCCGCCAGCTGTGAGCTACGCGAAAAGTCCTCCGCCGCCAATGCCGCAATTGGCCGACGACGACGAAGTAAACaactacaacaacaacaattattattataacggcggcggcggagcgTACTGGAATCGCGCAGGTGAGGAATACTACAACGCCCCGGCGTTGAATCATTACCATCGCGGCGACAATCACCAACTGGGCGCTGAATCTACGACTGCCAGTAACAGTGTCTATCAACAGTGGTTaggatga